A genome region from Procambarus clarkii isolate CNS0578487 chromosome 78, FALCON_Pclarkii_2.0, whole genome shotgun sequence includes the following:
- the LOC138357533 gene encoding uncharacterized protein — translation MGITIMQLNVRHFFNNKYLLELEACKYHPEVILLNETSARLDQHIKLYGYTTIERNSGQNRGVAVLIKLGCSFTNIYLQEENALAVEIVTNHGPLAILTTYIPPGEHSIHSRAIHKVLNRNVPTILAGNFNAHHAAFFNDTNGRDDIKGRLLYNLMTARHLTFLGPYFKTFVGNHEGKPDIILTNAECNIFHSRILPGNDVGSDHIPVILHLQASPFRILGRPRPNLNTLRLRPYMEFLGSDPTADLDNQPVQDIDTAIASIHTRITEATMANCDLTNTRIIQQYKPTREIKDKMRHYQQECVRRLRTGQPSLQIIQALRREVLGLTLLHKRHIWGTLVNQANQYKREPARCWGKIRKLLGSTKTPLSHLNYTYTDRQQTTPRE, via the coding sequence ATGGGGATTACAATTATGCAACTTAACGTAAGACACTTTTTCAACAACAAATATCTACTAGAACTGGAAGCGTGCAAGTATCACCCTGAAGTCATCTTGTTAAACGAGACCTCTGCACGCCTTGACCAACACATCAAACTCTATGGATACACGACCATTGAAAGGAACTCTGGCCAGAATAGAGGTGTTGCGGTCCTCATCAAGCTGGGCTGCTCGTTCACCAACATCTACCTCCAAGAAGAAAATGCCCTAGCAGTGGAAATAGTCACGAATCATGGCCCACTTGCTATTTTAACTACATACATCCCCCCAGGGGAGCACTCCATCCATTCGAGAGCCATTCACAAGGTGCTCAACAGAAATGTCCCAACGATCCTTGCAGGGAACTTTAATGCCCACCATGCAGCATTTTTCAACGACACCAATGGACGGGATGACATCAAAGGTCGACTATTATATAACCTCATGACAGCGAGGCACTTAACCTTCTTGGGTCCCTACTTTAAAACCTTTGTAGGTAACCACGAAGGAAAACCTGATATCATACTGACGAATGCTGAATGCAACATCTTTCACAGTAGAATACTCCCAGGTAATGATGTAGGTTCAGATCACATACCTGTTATTCTCCATCTCCAAGCATCTCCCTTTAGAATTCTGGGACGCCCCAGACCCAACCTAAACACGCTTCGACTTCGTCCATATATGGAGTTCCTTGGCTCTGATCCAACCGCTGATCTTGACAATCAACCGGTCCAGGACATTGACACAGCAATAGCCTCTATACATACTCGCATCACTGAAGCAACTATGGCCAATTGTGATCTAACCAACACCAGAATAATTCAGCAATACAAACCAACCAGAGAGATCAAGGATAAAATGAGGCATTACCAACAAGAATGTGTGAGGCGCCTACGCACAGGCCAGCCATCCCTCCAAATCATTCAAGCCCTCAGACGTGAAGTCTTGGGCCTCACGCTCCTACACAAACGACATATTTGGGGTACTCTAGTCAACCAAGCGAACCAGTACAAGAGAGAACCTGCCAGATGCTGGGGAAAGATCAGAAAACTTCTAGGATCAACAAAGACGCCGCTGTCGCACCTCAACTATACATATACTGACAGACAACAGACGACACCCCGAGAATAG